In the Terriglobales bacterium genome, CCGAAGCTCAGCAGATACCGGCCCTGGAGGTCGAAGATCTGCACGGTGGAGAAGAGCGCTTCAGCCACATAGATGTGCCCTTCCGAGTCCACGGCCACGCCCTTGGGCCGGTTGAAGTAGCCGGAGCCGTCGCCGCTCTCACCGAACTGGGTGACGAACTTGCCCTCCGGCGTGAGCACCTGGACGCGGCAGTTCAGGGTGTCGTTGACGTACAGCCGCCCCTCCCGGTCCACCGCCAGGAAGGTGGGCAGGTTGAACTGGCCGGGGCCGGAGCCCGCCTCGCCGAACTCCTTCACCTGCTTGCCGTCGGTGGTGTAGGCGAAGATCCTCGGCCGCAGTGTGTCCACCACGTACAGCAGGTGGTTGGCGGGATTGAAGGCGATGGAGGCGGGCCGCTTGAAGGCTCCTTCCTCGCCTCCGATGAAGGCCCGGAACTTTCCCTCCGGCGAGTACTGCAGGACGCGCCCCGCGCTGGCGTCGCTGATGTAGAGGTTGCCGGCGTCGTCCACCGCCACCCCCACCGGGGTGCCAAACTCCTTGCCCTTGTAGCCGTGGATGACCTTCACCGACTTCTTCTGCAGGTCGAAGATCTTGACGTCGCCGTCGCCCTCGTCGGCCACGATCAGGCGGCCGCGGCCGTCCACGGTCACCGAGACCGGACGCACCAGCAGGGAGGGATCGCTTTCGCTCTTGGCCCAGTCCAGGAACTTGCGCCACAGCGAGCGCTTCCAGCCGAAGTCGCTGGCCCGCCCGAAGGATTGCAGGTACTGGATGCGCGGGGGATCGGGAGGCTGAGGCCAGACCAGGGCAGTCTGGGCG is a window encoding:
- a CDS encoding 6-bladed beta-propeller codes for the protein MTRWRSKVGRMALLAVVAACPSLLTAQKKPASGAQTALVWPQPPDPPRIQYLQSFGRASDFGWKRSLWRKFLDWAKSESDPSLLVRPVSVTVDGRGRLIVADEGDGDVKIFDLQKKSVKVIHGYKGKEFGTPVGVAVDDAGNLYISDASAGRVLQYSPEGKFRAFIGGEEGAFKRPASIAFNPANHLLYVVDTLRPRIFAYTTDGKQVKEFGEAGSGPGQFNLPTFLAVDREGRLYVNDTLNCRVQVLTPEGKFVTQFGESGDGSGYFNRPKGVAVDSEGHIYVAEALFSTVQIFDLQGRYLLSFG